agagcCAATCAATGTTACACATCAGCATGTCAATTAACTAAATTAAGTTGATTCAGTTTTACTGAATTAACTTTTGTGTTTGAATCTTCTTAGAATTAGAATAGGTTttgttgaaaaagaaaaagaagtaatGCAAAATTGTGATAAGGACACCATATGGTATGAggtcattttatttgtttattttaaggCATGAATGAGAGAGAAATTCAATCAAATCGACTGTTGTCATgtgtgattatttttttttttatctccaaACAACGATGGATATGGTCGGAAACGCATCTCTAGGGTTGACACATGATGAGGGGTAGTATAGTCTTTTACTTAAGAAACCAAACCCatgtctctctctttatattTTTCCCTTAATTTGAAAAAGAAGATATTCATTCTATTCGCGTGGTTTCGACGACGAAGAAGGAACAACGCATAACGATGGGTGAAGCCGTGAAGGTATCATCCTCTTTCTCCTCCGCTTTTGATTTTTCTCGCCGATTGTTTTCCGGTTAGGTTCCGGTTTTAGCGATTCGTTGATTCGATTCTACCATTCTGGATAAATCAATCGACGATTTCTCAATCTGTTTGTGGGGTTTAGCATCAAAAATGATGTATTTCTTGTGTTGGTAAAGgatggaagagaagaagtgATTCAGGCTTGGTACATGGATGATAGCCAAGATGATCAGCGACTTCCTCACCACAAGGATCCTAAAGAGTTTATCTCTCTCGACAAACTTGCAGGTTTGTGTGTCTTTATTAATATGTGCTGCTTCTTACATCTCTTCTCTCATGTAATGTTGCTGTGCAGAGCTTGGAGTCCTTAGCTGGAGACTTGATGCTGATAACTACGAAACCGATGAGGAGTTGAAAAAGATCCGCGAGTCTCGTGGTTACTCCTACATGGTTTGTGATTCCGACCCCTTTATCTGATAATTGAGTGCTAAATGTTTGATTTTGATAAGGACACACACCTCAGAGAGATGTTTAGCTGCTCAAGCCTTATCTATAGGTCTACCATATCTAGTGGCCTAAAGGCTGAATttaacaaattatattataaagttgAGTAGTGAGCACTTAGTGAAAGGGTGAGTTTATAATTAAGGATGTCTTGGCAGATTGTTTAAAGGGtagattttttttctggaaCAAGACGAGTAGTTTTACAGCTTTGAGTTTGATTCAGGACTTTTGTGAGGTATGCCCAGAGAAGCTTCCAAATTATGAAGAGAAAGTAAAGAGCTTCTTCGAGGAACATCTCCACACTGATGAAGAGATCCGTTACTGCGTTGCAGGAAGTGGTACGTGCCTTCTTTTTATTGGCTactttactttaaaaaaaaatatgtcacTCCTCAATCTTTAATTTCCTTGGAAAAAAGGCTACTTTGATGTGAGGGATCGCAACGAAGCTTGGATCAGAGTTTGGGTGAAGAAGGGAGGAATGATAGTCTTGCCTGCTGGAATTTATCATCGCTTCACCGTGGATTCTGACAACTATATCAAGGTTTGCATAAACTACTACATACGTGCTTGTCAtttatcatatatgttttttggtTACTTAGAAAATTGAAAACTCTGGTTCATACAGGCAATGCGTCTTTTCGTGGGTGAACCGGTGTGGACACCATACAATCGTCCACACGACCATCTTCCTGCAAGGTACATATGCCATGTTTTCCAACTCATCGAAAGCACTAACTCTGTGCTTTTTCTCTTATGCGAACATTACAATAACAAGAAAACTTTATTGGTTTTGTCTGCAGGAAAGAATATGTCGATAACTTCGTGAAGAAAGCCATTAACGCCTCTGCTTAGAGAGCGCGCTCTCTCTCCTGCTTCCAAAAAAGAGAGGTTCTATAATAAACTTGGCCTACAATAAAGAGAGATCTTGAATCTATAATATGCATGTGGAGAATGATGGCTTTGGTATGCATGTGTTGTATACTTATTAATAACACTCTGTTCGTCTTTATTTACAATCTTTGCCGTGTCCGTTTTACGATAAATTGTATCGACTCAGTTTGATCATATATTTTCCTGCGTACGTTTCTTTGTGAGCTGTGTTCAACTAAGGGAAAATAATAAGAGTTGTTTATTGCTGTGTGGGTAATATAATGAGCCTTATTATACATGTCAAATGTATTCTCTTGTTTGTGAAAACCaacaatttaaaaaagagaattttgctaaaagaaacaaaaaaacttatacATTGttcttttaaatcattttaggGGTTTTTGTCCACTCAGAATTAATTGTAACTAGATATTGACCCGCGTTGAAACGcggttatattttttttcattttagttataaaatcgataatcaaaattattgttaattcaaaatattagattagATATTTGCTTGTTTGGATTTGTGTCACTATTGCGGAAACATTTATGGCTGAGAAATTTAGTCTAAACCGATGGATCATGTCCTGTTTGACTTGCGGAtcgatttatttttaaaatatgaattgCGAGTGCggttaaaattattttaggCGGGACATGTACCACCAACCCgcaaatttctaaaaatattttcgttgaaatatattaaatattacaaatatttatattattttgattttaaatatattagttaaataattttaagctaaataattaaaatatatattttatatttaataatactGGCAGATCCTGCTGGTTACCAACATTTTTTTGCGGGTTATGCGGTTATAAATTTGTTACTTTGCAAATTACGCGGATCAGGTTTTATCCTCAACCCATTCCTAAGATCAATCTTACCCGATTTTGTAACAATCATTATATATGTTGATAATTAAGATTTATTGTAACGAATATATAATCTATTCTTTTAATTTAGGTTTCATAGCCTTTACAAATATCCATAAATGAATAAGCTTcagatgatttttttaatttgaacgCTTGAGGTGTTGTTGTGAACTTGTGATTAGAAAAATGCAATCGAGCGTTGtctatatataatgtttatggtTAGGTTTGCTGTAGCTTAAGGATTCCTTATTATGTGGGATAATATTTTGTAATCTTCGAGGCTATCATCGAattctaattgttttttaaatagtttgttattaattattagtaaatagattGTTATCTTCGAGGCTATTTTTAAGTCTAACAAAGAATCAATCAACTTAGATTCAGTTAACATATAGCACAAAAATAAGGTGTAAAAAGAGTTAGCGTATCTAGTCTGTTATAGAAGCAAAGAggaaccaaacatatacatgTTCCTTGTGTGCTGATATGATGtcgataagaaaaaaatataaatcaacttaGAGCAAAGTTTCATCTATAGTAAAAGAGGTCCAAGTGAGAGTTATTGTATGtgctaataaattaaaaaaaatacaatcgGTCTACTTTAATTTTAATAGAACATAATTCGTTTGGTTTACTTATAATAGAGTAgattgttggtttaatttaagttGTCCGGTTTTAATGTAATAATAGTgtctaatataattatattgtaacTAACTCAGATATGGTCCAAAAATTAAGTAATATAGTAACAAACTTGAAAcagtccaaaatttaaatgacaacTTTAATGGTAGATAAATttaggactctattttaatagagtagatggTAATCTCATTTTGATCCTCtaattatacaatttaaaaacttctaaaaataaattagtttcaaacatattttcagtattaatttttttctttttcttttattttttaataattttttaagttaCTAAGAACATCATATCTTTCGTGGTTATGTTTCCGCTAGAGTTTTTCatcttcatattttttatataataaatcacaAGTCATGTAACCAACAAATTTCTGACGCATAacatttatttaccaaaaataagTATCAACAGGttcagatttaaaaaaaaacatatcaactATATATTCCATCATGTCACGAGATCTATAACTTCCAagcaattaatttaaaaatttattctccttctttttttttccatttttctttgttttaaatGTAGCAAAAAATTGAATCTATACAAATTTATGTTTGGCCTTTATTGAGATTGATTTTATTTCCTTCTCAAATTACTACGTTCTAATTCTTCTCAATTCTCTTTGCATTATTTAATTTGAAGATGGTTACATTTCTActataaatcttcaaaaaaacTAAGTGTTTTGTCTGCAACTTGGTAAGAGTAAGTATATCTGATTCTGCTATATATGAATTGAGTTTTTACGTTTGTTATGGTTTGACAAGTTTACAAATATGGCTTTATAGCATAACATATTCTTATAATCTGTGTACGAGTCtattatatacaaattaattaatatatattttgtacttTGAAGTTTCAGGTTAGTGATGACTGCACTTGAAAGGGATGGAGAAGAATACCAAAAcgcaagttaaaaaaaaaaatcccaagatatgtttttttatattcaataggacatttttttctttttactggGCATCAGATTGCAAAACTTTCGAATAAATACTTTCAGTaaaagtttaatgttttttattatttattttagttttagttttaattttattttattaaaaataaatagatttatatttttttaaagacttataaactaaactaaacgaatcatatataatatttaactatttttttatttgttggtatttatttattatttttatataaatattgcTTCCAAACATGTATTTCTGAAACATCGTAATAATCCATTTAACGTTATAACCTATTTTGTTTCAATGCGACACCTCTAATTTTAGCTTTTAGTTTATCCAACTCTCGagaaatatgacaaataaatatttagttttgatagaaattttttaaaattcaacatttaccaaaaaaagctAATTTTAATGCAAACAAAATTGGCCTGTGTATTGCACGGAATGATAATACtagtttaattataatttagaaactaaataataaaaaaaaaaaaaatttgaaagcaCCGTAGCCTATGGTTAaagtttaaaggcttctacactcAGGTTTGGAGTTCGAaccccagactatgcaattttttgcagattacaggaaattcaggtttcaagtcccggagaaGAGCGATTTATTAATGCAGACTACACAAAAAAAAGGTTTCCAAGGAagcttcaacatggtgcaagtaaatctggtcaggaatggatcttcataggacggctctgATAATGCAGTTAGGCATAGATCTTCATAAGGCATGTAGTATTGTCAGTTGTCGAttgtctatgtaatctttctcataaatataatgtcataataaatcaacgtaaaaaaaagcaaaaaataaactaatgacAGAGTGACACCATTAAAATGAGTCTCTTCAACTTTGTCAAAAGGTTTTTCTTCAACAATcgtctctctttctttcctctccattttctattttcttcattattattattgttagaaACGTGTCGAGAATCTCCCAGCTCAGAGCGCTCTAAGACTCCAACTGGtgatgaagaaaacaaattGTAACAAATGTTTTGTTCCTCGAAATTTATACCAATTAGGTTAAGTTTTTGGTCAAATTATTGATAAGTAGATCCTACTATTTTCCTCTAAATTCCTCATAGAAGAATGAATTTATAAAGACTAAATTCCCTCTGCAATTCTGATGAGGAATCAAATGTACAAAAATTTCTATCTTTTACTTTTTCAGTTCcttaaatgaaaatttatttttcattttattcatttttctaTTAATCTGGTGGTCACCAATCAAAGCCTAAatgaaaaaatcgaaaaaacgtTCGTCTTTTTTTACTCATTTCCATGAAACTTTGAAGGGGTAATTTCTGTTATCATCGTCGAGGTTTTCTTTTTGATGTGTCTTGGTTCACTGGCGAGTGTAAAGTCGGTGTCACTTCTCTCGTTCCTCATTcctcatttttctttttctttctcattcCTTTTTCCTATTTCTTTCTTATCGGTTATAAACCACCTTGTTATTTTCATAGGCGAAAATTAATTATTCAACATGGAACAAGCTTTCCTTCACTGGTGGTGATCATTAGGTTTTTCCCTTATGTTCTTCTTCCATCGCGGTTCCTCctttaccaaaaattaaaagttaagagttttgagatttctttttttaattttatttgtgtttgtttttgttgatgTACATATACAGTTTAAATTGCACACAATTAACTATTATAATCTAAGAGGCTGATTCACATTCAGAGATTTGAattcctctctcttttttttgttttgtttagttgAATTTCTATGAATTTGAGATGTTGATATTTGTGCATGTTCTGTGTATATTTTCACATGTAAAAAAGATCAATTTAGTTAATGGTAGGACTTAGTATGCGGTATTATTTGATAGTGTTCAAATTGAAAATCAACTTATATGTTGTTTAAAATCAGAACTTGAATGCCTAATATGTTTGATGTTGTTAGCAAATGTGAggttgagtttgagtttgattGCCTATTAGGTTCTATGGTCTTGGCATATTTGTGTCATGTTGTTTTGTGGTTCAATAcaatttgtttttcattttggaTGTATATGAATTCCTTTAACGAAATCTTTATTTTCATGGTTTATAGGAATAACTTACGAATTGTCAAAACACataattgaagaaaaatttGAATTTCTTGTTGATAAGATTAACAACAGATGCAAATTGACGATTCTAAAGATATTGAAGATGGTTCTTAAAGAGTACAACGAAGTGTCGAAAGACTCTGTCTTTGGTATTATTGTGGCAATCAATGAACACAATCTTGGATATCAGGGAAGGTTATTCACAGCTTCATATACAAACAACTAATTAGTTTCAAGCTACACGAGTTATGGTTTCTGTTAGCAAGGAGGTCTATTTGGTTTTCGATAATGTCATATTGTGACTGGACTCAAATGCAAAGAAGAACCCAATATAGactttgaaaattaaaaggatgATAAGGGGTTATGGAGTAGGATGCTTATGTGAAATGGAATGATCAACATAAGACAACTAAGGAGGAGCACCTTAAAGTCCGTAACAAAGTGTTTATTTTTGGACATGGTGAGCCTAGTGTATATGTGTGTTATACATGAATTGGTCACTGCTAAGGATGACAAGATGTATATCTCTTATGTTTGGTAAATAAGATGTATCTTTGGGGTCTTCATGTTTATGATGAGCTAAATGCATCAATACTCAAAGCAAAGAAAAATGTGCATCTGAAGAATAATTAAATGTTGGAAGGATTTTTCTATGTATTTTAGATTTGGCTTATGGAAGCGAACCCAAACATTGATACTTTGTTGGGTAAAAAGATCAGGCATCATCAAATTGAGATGTCGGAATTGGATAGGAGCTGAAAAAATATCCTATCACGATATCAAATACACAAAATACGGCTGAACCTGGATGAACTCGGTTAAACCATGACTCAAAGACTTATTCGGTTCGGTTGCTGGCCCAGTTTTTAAAGCATTGAGGTTTTTCAGatcatattaaaaacaaaactttgatTTACTTATTATCCTCCAAATTCTCCCTTAAAACATAGCTAAAGGGTAACACAAGAAatgcaaaaaagaagaaaaaaaaagacttagacAAGAGTCCCGCCTTTGACGTACTCAGTGAAAGCCAAGGCCACGAGGCCGAGCATGGCGAATCGACCATTCCATAGCTCGGCATCTGACGTCATAAACCCTTTGGATTTTGACTCTGCCCTTATTCCCTTGAACAATGGAATCATCGATGCCAACGTTAGCAACGCCGTTGTTCCTAGAAACCATCCGACTCCACCGTCGGAGATTTGAGCAAACATGTTCTCTCCCTTCGAAAGCTCCACCGCAATCGCCGCTACGAACCCTACCATAGCGAGTCTCCCGTTTATTCTTTCGGGCGCTGGACCGCTAAACGCTAAAAGATCACCAAACTTCGTACTCACCTATAAAACAATTGACAAATCATTCAACCCACACTTGCATAATGAAATTATAATGATATTATAATGATATTATCGTGTTAACGATTTttattcctttatttttttgataaccaAGATTAATCTCTGAAGTCTACCGTATGATATTCTTGCTATTTAATATTCATTTAACCATGACTAAAACACAATACAGAATTCGAACTATATGTGGTCtccaaaatctaatataaattcTTCGACCCCCATGAGTTGATTATGATATTAATGACTGATCATTAGATCATACCTTAGGCTTGCTAAGTGGTGGAGGAGAATACAACGGCGTCTGAGGTGGAGTGGCCGAGGTTGAAGGCAGAGGAGATTCTTCCTTGATAGGATCGTCCTTAAGAAAGGGTAAACGCAACGAATGgtcagaattaaaaaaaaaagtcaaacaaGTAACGTAGGGAAGATTTGCTGTATAATAGGATGCACTGTAATTACGTATGTACCTGAGCCATGCACCTGACTCCCACCAAAGGATTTCTAGTGGAGAAGACTTGGTTTGTGGTTCTGATGTTGCGAGAGCCCAATCCACCGGAAGGAGCGGCGAACACTGACAGCATGCTAAACGACGCCGTTGCCATTTCTGATTAGGTTTGAATGATGGAGTAGGAAGAGAAGTAGTGAATGAGATAGACTCAGGATCATCTTATTTATAGAGTGGGTGAAGGTGAAATGAAAGGTCcagtatttttctaaaattttatttatttattttatatggaatgtttattttctttttattgtaCTATCATGATGCCACCACAGTTGGGAGAAAAATAGGAatgaaatcatttatttttgaaaacagGAATGAAATcctttatttttgaaaacagGAATGAAATCATTTGACTAAGaagaaaatttgaaaccatTGAATTCTGAGCTAAATCTCGATGTTCCTACTAAAGAGATATTTTCCATCCTTATTTAGTTATTCTATACGTGAAATCGTAgaagtaaaaataatatacatgcATTTGAATTTGAAcgttaaacaaataaaaacacgtaggaaataaaatttgaaaaagaagtgGGGGATCTGGAAGAAGCCACGTCTAGTTGAAAAGTGAAATCGAATTGACGACGTGCTTGCTTCATCCCACACACAAACATCTTACTTGTCGTTTTAGTATTGGCCAAGgcacgtaaaaagatttatcCTACAGTACTGAAAACAAAAGCGTCACAAAATTTCACTCTCGAATGTTTTTGTTTCTGGTAGTTTTGAACGAGAGAGGTCGCATTCATTTTTGTATGGAGTTGGAACTTACTTAACTTCATTATGGCAGACCCATGATGACTCATTTTGGTCTTTTCTGTTTCCCATTTACAGCTGCGTGCCCAAATCTCCTACGTGCACTGTCTTATACCTTAATAATTAAGAacacaattttttataaattgaacaatatttgaagggaaattagacccaataacaaaaaaaaatgcaaattcACTAACTACACAAAACCATCCCCCCTCTCCTACTTTCTCTTTCTATTTCTCTCTACCCTTTCTCTACAAACGTAATTTCCAATTTTTTGGTTATTGGCAAAATAAGCCCATATTTGAAGTATCACccataaagtttaatattttgccAAAAATCTCAATCACTGTACATATGGTATACACATTGAAATAATTAGATATCCTGCTAAGATACTTCTTAGCTCTTATCCGAATTTCAATCATTTTGTTAAGCATGAATTGTTTAATTAGTTACATGTTATAGTTTCTAATGCTTGCTTCAACATCAAATACGAAAGAATTATGACCATATATTTTTAGagtgtttagagtttaaggCTATGAATAAGCCGTGCTCGTTTGCATGAGTGACATGAGATCAAAAATATTGTTCGTTTCCTTGTTGTAGGTCCTGCGATTTACGATTTGCGAAGAACTTTTGTTTGTAAAGACTCCAAAGAAGGTTTTAGCAAAGCCGAACAATAAGGCTCTGAGGCCCATAAGCCAAATAACGTTTAAAGATAGTAACCTAATAAGCACGGAAAAGACAAGAACACACAAAAGCATTTGTCTTTGAGTGAAAGAACTTTGCTTGTAAAGACTTGATATAAAGAGTGTGATTCTAGTAGATTCTGAGATGAGAAATAATGGAAGCctaaacttattaaaaaaaccCTCCCCCTCGGtgtcaagatttttttttttcttactttgctctcttttcttAGTTCAAGTAGTTTGTTCTTTTCAGTTTACGAACGTATGACACCTGAGTGAAAATGAGTCAGAGTTTATGCTAAATTAAGAGACTATTATTACATTTAAACATCACAAAGTTAGTTCTTGTAAAATAGCAATTGAGTTGCagaaaaatatctgaaactTATAGTTGCCGCTTGTGAGCTTAAGGTTTATGATACTCTTTCAAAAATTAAAGTCATTGAACAACTTCATTAACTTGTTTTTAACACTATCTTTTTATCTTATTAGAATTGTTTGAAACTATTCCATTATACAAAAATCGACCTACAAAGAGAAAGCTAATGACTTTTTTTGCATAAAATGTGGAGATAATCTTTAATACATTAGTGAGATATCAtgaagtttttattttagagtttgaagtaaatatgtAGATTTTCCCGCATCAAAATTAGCACTCAGACTTCTATACCTTTTATGCTGATACAACAATTCTCATAATTTGTATATGCTTCCTATTGTCTTTGTCAATTCTGTTTAGTGTTCATTTTAGGAAAAGCTAAGATGAACAAATTGGAAAAAATGAAAGTAAAAGACGAACCAAAACAGCCCAAAACTCTAAAACGGAATATTAGAGCTAGaaaacaaaacaccaaaaacacaAAAGCCCAAAAAACTCTTAAGAATCCGGtgctaaaaacaaaaaacttctTTAGTTATTGTCGTTGCTGCAACAATGCATCAGATCCATCAATACCATTCAGAAGACCAGTTTTAACTCTCTGCGTACTATTACAATGATTTCCAATGAAAAATATCTCTAACTAAATCTAAAGAACACCAAATTATTACAGATGCAGCTGGAAACCACCAACGAAACACCACCACCTTCAAATCTGTCAAATTGAGAACTAAATCCACACATAAAGCTTCACCATATATAACATACAATAGTTTTTTAACTATCATATTAAATCAAATTCTCTGAAAATgagtaaaaacaaataaaaacaaaatgttagAGCTTAAAAGCAACATACGTTGACCGACAGAAGCAACAAGCTCTAGGACTGCATCTGGGATAATTCGGTGTTAGCCCATGACATTCTCTTTTTCAATTATCCTTACGGCCCATGAGTGTATATGAGGGTAGGTCGACCCTCTGAATTCTTATTTGCACATGTTGAACGTGAACTCCTTAAACCACCAATAAACTGGCTCAACTACGACATTTTCCATGCTTTTTACAAGATGGAGCATATTGTCgtctattaaatatattatttg
The Brassica napus cultivar Da-Ae chromosome A1, Da-Ae, whole genome shotgun sequence DNA segment above includes these coding regions:
- the LOC106369190 gene encoding acireductone dioxygenase 2, which produces MGEAVKDGREEVIQAWYMDDSQDDQRLPHHKDPKEFISLDKLAELGVLSWRLDADNYETDEELKKIRESRGYSYMDFCEVCPEKLPNYEEKVKSFFEEHLHTDEEIRYCVAGSGYFDVRDRNEAWIRVWVKKGGMIVLPAGIYHRFTVDSDNYIKAMRLFVGEPVWTPYNRPHDHLPARKEYVDNFVKKAINASA
- the LOC106369189 gene encoding early light-induced protein 2, chloroplastic produces the protein MATASFSMLSVFAAPSGGLGSRNIRTTNQVFSTRNPLVGVRCMAQDDPIKEESPLPSTSATPPQTPLYSPPPLSKPKVSTKFGDLLAFSGPAPERINGRLAMVGFVAAIAVELSKGENMFAQISDGGVGWFLGTTALLTLASMIPLFKGIRAESKSKGFMTSDAELWNGRFAMLGLVALAFTEYVKGGTLV